From a single Sediminibacterium sp. KACHI17 genomic region:
- the hemE gene encoding uroporphyrinogen decarboxylase, giving the protein MLKNDLLLRTLRGETTERTPVWMMRQAGRYLPEYMVLREKYGFFERCQTPELACEITLQPIDIVGVDAAILFSDILVVPQAMGLEVQLIESKGPVLPDPIKTNKDMARVRVPDVHETLGYVMDAIKLIKQELNGRVPLIGFAGAPWTLLCYMVQGKGSKTFDEAKAFCYTQPELAHQLLQMITDTTIAYLKAQVKAGADTVQIFDSWGGLLSPHDFENLSLQYMRQIVAALKDEVPTIVFAKGAWHSLESMAATGAHGLGIDWCIKPELARQFAGNNVTLQGNFDPAKLLSPIPVIQKEVKDMLRAFGPGRHIANLGHGILPNVPVDHARAFVDAVKEFRHS; this is encoded by the coding sequence ATGCTAAAAAACGATTTACTCCTCCGAACCCTTCGTGGTGAAACAACTGAAAGAACTCCTGTTTGGATGATGCGTCAGGCCGGACGATACCTTCCTGAGTATATGGTATTGCGCGAGAAATATGGATTCTTTGAACGTTGTCAGACACCGGAATTGGCATGTGAGATCACGTTGCAACCAATAGATATTGTTGGCGTTGACGCCGCTATTTTATTTTCTGATATTCTCGTCGTTCCGCAAGCTATGGGACTGGAAGTACAGTTGATCGAAAGTAAAGGACCTGTACTACCCGATCCGATTAAAACCAATAAAGACATGGCACGCGTTCGTGTACCGGATGTTCATGAAACACTAGGTTATGTAATGGATGCCATCAAACTCATTAAACAAGAACTCAATGGAAGAGTTCCATTGATCGGCTTTGCAGGCGCTCCTTGGACATTACTATGCTATATGGTGCAAGGCAAAGGCTCTAAGACTTTTGACGAAGCAAAAGCATTTTGCTATACGCAACCGGAACTGGCACATCAGTTATTACAAATGATCACTGATACCACGATCGCTTACCTGAAAGCACAAGTAAAAGCAGGTGCTGATACAGTTCAAATTTTTGATAGTTGGGGTGGATTGTTGAGTCCTCATGATTTTGAAAATCTATCCTTACAATACATGCGACAGATCGTTGCTGCATTGAAAGATGAAGTGCCTACGATCGTATTTGCAAAAGGTGCATGGCATAGTTTAGAAAGTATGGCTGCTACAGGTGCGCATGGCTTGGGAATAGACTGGTGCATCAAACCTGAACTGGCTCGTCAGTTTGCAGGTAATAATGTAACACTGCAAGGAAACTTTGATCCTGCGAAATTACTATCACCGATCCCCGTGATTCAAAAAGAAGTAAAAGACATGTTACGTGCATTTGGTCCGGGTAGACATATCGCCAATCTTGGACATGGTATCCTTCCCAATGTTCCTGTTGATCATGCAAGAGCATTTGTGGATGCGGTAAAAGAATTTCGACATTCGTGA
- a CDS encoding CopD family protein, translating into MYEYLKSLHIIFIVTWFAGLFYMPRLFIYATEAGDKTEVECKILREQFSIMMKRLWYGITWPSAILTLIFGLSVLFHGNWDKVVFDVSGRWLLVKLIFVLFLYVYHFSLHRIFKQEMAGIYRYSSNQLRIWNEVATIFLISIVMLVVVKQSLSFVWGLVGLILFVLLLMSAIRVYKRIRG; encoded by the coding sequence ATGTACGAATACCTCAAATCACTCCATATCATTTTTATAGTTACCTGGTTTGCGGGGTTGTTTTATATGCCCAGACTGTTTATTTACGCAACAGAAGCAGGCGATAAGACAGAAGTGGAGTGTAAAATTTTGCGTGAGCAGTTTTCTATCATGATGAAACGATTGTGGTATGGAATCACTTGGCCATCTGCTATTCTCACTTTGATATTCGGATTGTCTGTCTTATTTCATGGTAACTGGGATAAAGTTGTTTTTGATGTGTCAGGAAGATGGCTGTTGGTGAAACTTATTTTTGTCTTGTTTTTGTATGTCTATCACTTCTCTCTGCATCGCATTTTTAAGCAAGAGATGGCAGGTATTTATCGATATTCTTCTAATCAACTTCGTATCTGGAATGAAGTAGCTACAATTTTTCTCATCTCCATCGTCATGCTGGTTGTGGTCAAACAAAGTCTCAGTTTCGTATGGGGGCTGGTGGGGTTGATCCTTTTTGTACTGTTGCTCATGAGCGCCATTCGGGTGTATAAGCGTATAAGAGGGTAA
- a CDS encoding TraR/DksA C4-type zinc finger protein: MATKKPAPKAAKKPAPKAAPAKKTASKPAPKKAAAKPAPKKAAKPAPKPAAKKAAPAKKAAVKPAPKKAAAKPAPKPAAKAPVKAAKPAPKPAPAPVKKAAVPAKPAAKAPVKPAAPAPAAKPVSTPLPPMKKPEPKGPPAPPVKPVRKAPEPLKEVKVPKTSTKSSVPYQPGYTPLEKRVETVRSNETLVKYSDADLNEFRELINKKLEAAKKELTYLQGLITRKDEMGGDNDDARYMTMEDGSMSMEREQLSQMASRQITYIDHLEKALMRIENKTYGICRVTGKLIDKARLRAVPHATLSLEAKLGLVKPSAE, from the coding sequence ATGGCTACTAAGAAACCAGCCCCTAAGGCAGCGAAAAAACCGGCTCCAAAGGCGGCACCAGCCAAGAAAACAGCTTCAAAACCAGCACCTAAGAAGGCTGCTGCTAAGCCTGCTCCTAAAAAAGCAGCGAAACCGGCACCTAAACCGGCTGCTAAAAAAGCGGCTCCTGCTAAGAAAGCAGCAGTTAAACCGGCGCCTAAGAAGGCTGCTGCAAAACCTGCTCCTAAGCCAGCTGCTAAAGCACCTGTGAAAGCAGCGAAGCCAGCACCTAAACCAGCTCCGGCTCCTGTAAAAAAAGCAGCTGTACCGGCTAAGCCTGCTGCAAAAGCTCCGGTAAAACCCGCAGCGCCAGCACCAGCTGCAAAGCCTGTATCCACGCCTTTACCTCCGATGAAGAAACCTGAACCAAAAGGGCCACCTGCACCGCCTGTTAAACCAGTGCGTAAAGCACCTGAGCCGCTGAAAGAGGTAAAAGTTCCTAAGACCAGTACCAAAAGTAGCGTCCCATATCAGCCCGGATATACACCATTAGAAAAAAGAGTAGAAACTGTGAGAAGTAACGAGACATTAGTAAAGTATAGTGATGCGGACTTAAATGAATTCCGTGAGTTGATCAATAAGAAACTGGAAGCAGCTAAAAAAGAGCTGACCTATCTTCAGGGTCTGATCACCCGTAAAGATGAAATGGGTGGTGATAATGATGATGCGCGTTACATGACCATGGAAGATGGTAGTATGAGCATGGAAAGAGAACAGCTCAGTCAAATGGCCAGCCGCCAGATCACTTACATCGATCACCTTGAAAAAGCGTTGATGCGAATCGAAAACAAAACCTACGGTATTTGTCGTGTAACCGGTAAGTTGATCGATAAAGCACGCTTACGTGCGGTTCCACATGCTACATTGAGTTTAGAAGCTAAACTGGGTTTAGTGAAGCCTAGTGCAGAATAG
- the ileS gene encoding isoleucine--tRNA ligase yields MSAKYAEFSGLNLPAIEKEILAKWKDGQAFEQSVALREGKTPFVFYEGPPSANGMPGIHHVISRTLKDMVCRYKTMQGFQVKRKGGWDTHGLPVELGVEKELGITKEDIGKKISVEDYNQKCREAVMRYKDIWDDITTKMGYWVDLNDPYITFDNKYIESLWWILSQLYKKGYLYESVSIQPYSPAAGTGLSSHELNQPGTYKDVKDTSAVAMFKAIKSVKTQFLFDAAGTDEVFFMAWTTTPWTLPSNLGLTVGPNIDYVLVQTFNPYTHLPVFVVLAKALLGKYFKPEGENGDFGGYNAEVKLLPWKIITEFKGAAIEDATYEQLLPYEANSPSVVEEITPGAKPFRVLCGDFVTTEDGTGIVHTAPAFGADDYKVGQRYNIGILTMVDREGKFVDGLGEFSGRYVKNYKDEKDYVDVNVDICVKLKKENRAFKVEKYEHSYPHCWRTDKPILYYPLDAWFIKTTAVKDRMVELNKTINWKPKSTGEGRFGNWLENMVDWNLSRSRYWGTPLPVWRTEDGSEEVCIGSIEELNEGIRKANEVLGGDVNKNYLHEGILDLHKPYVDEIVLVSPSGKPMHRVPDLIDVWFDSGAMPYAQWHYPFENKELVDKGQSFPADFIAEGVDQTRGWFYTLHAIGVMLFDSVAYKTVVSNGLVLDKNGNKMSKRLGNVVNPFETIEKYGADATRWYLITNASPWDNLKFDLAGIQEVQRKFFGTLYNTYQFFVLYANVDGFAFKEAPIALADRPEIDRWILSSLNSLVKKVTAAMDDYEPTIAGRAIEEFVDEHLSNWYVRLCRRRFWKGDYETDKISAYQTLYECLETIVRLMAPISPFFSDAVFRNLNAVTGRFNIASVHHADFPVANEAAIDEVLEERMQLAQDVCSLVLSLRKKVNIKVRQPLQKVLIPVLDPNMKHQLELIEDLIKAEVNVKEMEYITDTEGIIKKKIKPNFKALGTKLGAKMKAAGALITGFGQHEIATIEKAGQIDLNLDGEIITILLSEVEIAAEDIPGWSVAGKGSLTVALDITLTEELKQEGDAREFVNRIQNIRKESGFELTDRIFVTVLEAEGLKESIVKYNDYICREILADVIQWVPELNDGTDIEVNDTLLKVVVNKKG; encoded by the coding sequence ATGAGTGCTAAATACGCTGAATTTTCAGGATTGAACCTGCCGGCTATCGAAAAAGAGATACTGGCCAAATGGAAGGATGGACAGGCTTTTGAACAAAGTGTTGCGCTTCGAGAAGGCAAAACACCTTTTGTGTTTTATGAGGGTCCGCCCAGTGCTAATGGTATGCCCGGTATTCACCACGTCATTTCGCGTACGTTGAAAGACATGGTGTGTCGCTATAAGACCATGCAAGGTTTTCAGGTAAAGCGTAAAGGTGGATGGGATACCCATGGGTTGCCTGTGGAATTGGGCGTAGAGAAAGAATTGGGTATCACGAAGGAAGATATCGGCAAGAAAATTTCTGTTGAGGATTATAACCAAAAGTGTCGTGAGGCTGTAATGCGCTACAAAGACATTTGGGATGATATCACTACCAAAATGGGATACTGGGTTGATCTGAATGATCCCTATATCACTTTCGACAACAAATACATTGAATCACTGTGGTGGATATTGAGTCAGTTGTACAAAAAAGGATACTTGTACGAAAGTGTATCTATTCAACCATATTCACCGGCAGCAGGAACAGGATTGAGTTCGCATGAATTGAATCAGCCGGGAACTTATAAGGATGTGAAGGATACAAGTGCAGTGGCGATGTTTAAAGCCATCAAGAGTGTAAAGACTCAGTTCTTATTTGATGCTGCAGGTACTGATGAAGTATTCTTCATGGCTTGGACAACCACTCCATGGACACTTCCTTCCAATTTAGGATTGACAGTTGGTCCGAATATTGATTATGTACTGGTTCAAACTTTCAATCCCTATACACATTTGCCAGTATTTGTTGTACTTGCAAAAGCCTTGCTGGGTAAGTATTTCAAGCCGGAAGGAGAGAACGGTGATTTTGGAGGATACAATGCAGAAGTAAAATTATTGCCTTGGAAAATCATCACTGAATTTAAGGGAGCTGCTATTGAAGATGCTACTTATGAACAATTGCTTCCTTATGAAGCCAACTCACCATCTGTGGTTGAAGAGATCACACCCGGTGCAAAACCATTCCGCGTTTTATGTGGTGATTTTGTAACAACAGAAGATGGTACCGGTATCGTTCATACTGCTCCTGCATTTGGTGCAGATGACTACAAAGTTGGCCAGAGATACAATATCGGTATTTTGACCATGGTGGATAGGGAAGGAAAATTTGTAGATGGGTTGGGAGAGTTCAGTGGTCGCTATGTCAAGAATTACAAAGACGAAAAAGATTATGTAGATGTGAATGTGGACATCTGCGTAAAACTAAAAAAAGAGAACCGCGCATTTAAAGTTGAAAAATACGAACACAGTTATCCGCATTGCTGGAGAACCGATAAACCCATTCTGTATTATCCGTTAGATGCTTGGTTCATCAAGACCACTGCTGTGAAAGACAGAATGGTGGAATTGAATAAGACCATCAACTGGAAACCAAAGAGTACCGGTGAAGGACGTTTTGGTAATTGGCTGGAAAACATGGTGGACTGGAATTTGAGTCGCAGTCGCTATTGGGGAACGCCTTTGCCTGTATGGCGTACAGAAGATGGTAGTGAAGAAGTTTGTATTGGTTCCATCGAAGAATTGAATGAAGGTATTCGCAAAGCCAATGAAGTATTGGGTGGAGATGTCAACAAGAATTATTTGCATGAAGGCATCCTTGATCTGCATAAACCTTATGTGGACGAGATCGTGTTGGTGAGTCCTTCAGGTAAACCGATGCATCGTGTACCGGATCTGATCGATGTATGGTTTGATAGTGGAGCCATGCCTTATGCGCAATGGCATTATCCTTTTGAGAATAAAGAGTTGGTGGATAAGGGACAATCATTCCCTGCAGACTTTATCGCAGAAGGTGTTGACCAAACGCGTGGTTGGTTCTATACTTTACATGCCATTGGTGTAATGTTGTTTGACAGTGTGGCTTATAAAACCGTTGTGAGTAATGGATTGGTGTTGGATAAGAACGGAAATAAAATGAGTAAGCGTTTGGGTAATGTGGTGAATCCGTTTGAAACCATTGAAAAATACGGCGCTGATGCAACACGTTGGTATTTGATCACAAATGCATCACCTTGGGATAATTTAAAATTTGATCTGGCAGGTATTCAGGAAGTACAGCGTAAGTTCTTTGGTACTTTATACAATACCTATCAGTTTTTTGTTTTGTATGCAAACGTTGATGGATTTGCATTTAAAGAAGCGCCCATTGCGTTGGCAGACAGACCTGAGATCGATCGCTGGATCCTTTCTTCACTTAATAGTTTGGTGAAAAAGGTAACGGCTGCGATGGATGATTATGAACCCACCATCGCCGGAAGAGCCATCGAAGAATTTGTGGATGAGCATTTGAGTAACTGGTATGTGCGTTTGTGTCGCCGCCGTTTCTGGAAGGGCGACTATGAAACAGATAAGATCAGTGCTTATCAAACTTTGTATGAATGTTTGGAGACGATCGTAAGATTGATGGCACCTATTTCTCCATTCTTCAGTGATGCGGTATTCCGAAACCTGAATGCAGTAACGGGTCGATTTAATATAGCATCTGTTCACCATGCAGATTTCCCTGTGGCCAATGAAGCTGCGATCGATGAAGTGTTAGAGGAGAGAATGCAATTGGCACAGGATGTTTGTTCGTTGGTATTATCACTCCGTAAAAAAGTTAATATCAAAGTACGACAGCCTTTACAGAAAGTATTGATCCCGGTACTTGATCCGAATATGAAACATCAGTTGGAATTGATCGAAGATTTGATCAAGGCTGAAGTGAATGTCAAGGAAATGGAATACATCACGGATACGGAAGGTATTATCAAGAAAAAGATCAAGCCTAATTTCAAAGCGCTAGGAACCAAACTGGGTGCTAAAATGAAAGCAGCGGGTGCATTGATCACGGGTTTTGGTCAGCATGAGATCGCTACTATCGAGAAAGCGGGTCAAATAGACCTGAATTTGGATGGGGAGATCATTACCATTCTGTTATCTGAGGTGGAGATCGCTGCGGAAGATATTCCGGGCTGGAGTGTGGCAGGGAAGGGTAGTTTGACCGTAGCGTTGGATATCACCCTTACGGAGGAGCTGAAACAGGAGGGGGATGCCAGAGAATTCGTCAATCGGATACAAAATATCAGGAAAGAAAGCGGTTTTGAACTCACAGACCGTATATTCGTGACCGTTCTTGAGGCAGAAGGCCTTAAGGAGTCCATTGTTAAGTATAACGATTATATTTGCCGCGAAATTTTGGCAGATGTCATTCAATGGGTACCTGAATTAAATGATGGTACTGACATTGAGGTCAATGACACCCTGTTAAAAGTGGTAGTAAACAAAAAAGGATAA
- the hemC gene encoding hydroxymethylbilane synthase, with translation MTKVVRIGTRDSQLAVWQATWVQELLKEKGVASELVYIKSEGDIDLVTPLYEIGVQGIFTKTLDAALLSNKIDIAVHSMKDVPTQLAKGIQEAAVLKRASYKDILVYKEEHVPKALGYANGIWTMDHGPWTMDYGLFATSSVRRKAQWLNRYPDHQFDNLRGNVNTRLRKLEESNWHGAIFAAAGLERINLRPEKAIDLDWMLPAPAQGAVMVVCREGETEIFNHCQQLHHNETAICAHAERNFLRQLMGGCATPISALAQIQDDQIFFQGNVVSLDGREKVDIKTTVPISVGAAIGTEAGQEILAMGAEEIIEEIRNAGK, from the coding sequence ATGACCAAGGTAGTACGTATAGGGACACGCGACAGTCAGCTCGCCGTGTGGCAGGCCACATGGGTGCAGGAACTCCTGAAAGAAAAAGGAGTGGCTTCTGAACTCGTGTATATTAAAAGCGAGGGAGATATTGATCTGGTGACACCACTGTATGAGATCGGTGTACAAGGCATTTTTACTAAAACACTCGATGCCGCTTTACTCAGCAATAAAATTGATATCGCCGTTCACTCGATGAAAGATGTGCCGACTCAACTTGCCAAGGGTATCCAAGAAGCAGCCGTCTTAAAAAGAGCATCATACAAAGACATTCTAGTTTATAAAGAAGAGCATGTTCCTAAAGCATTAGGATATGCAAATGGGATATGGACCATGGACCATGGACCATGGACTATGGACTATGGACTATTCGCCACCAGCAGCGTTCGTCGTAAAGCACAATGGCTCAACCGCTATCCCGATCATCAGTTTGATAATTTGCGGGGCAATGTGAACACCCGACTCCGTAAGCTGGAAGAAAGCAATTGGCATGGCGCCATCTTCGCAGCTGCAGGATTGGAGAGAATCAATCTTCGCCCGGAAAAAGCAATCGATCTTGATTGGATGTTACCAGCTCCGGCACAAGGTGCTGTAATGGTCGTATGTAGAGAAGGAGAAACTGAAATTTTCAATCACTGTCAGCAACTTCATCATAACGAAACAGCGATCTGTGCACATGCTGAAAGAAATTTTTTACGTCAATTGATGGGCGGATGCGCTACTCCGATTTCTGCACTCGCACAAATACAGGATGATCAGATTTTTTTCCAAGGTAATGTGGTGTCATTGGATGGTCGTGAGAAAGTTGATATCAAGACTACCGTACCTATTTCCGTTGGCGCTGCGATAGGCACTGAAGCAGGACAAGAAATTTTAGCGATGGGTGCTGAAGAAATCATAGAGGAAATCAGAAATGCAGGAAAGTAA
- the hemA gene encoding glutamyl-tRNA reductase yields the protein METGQFFIAGINYKKTDAAVRGNYAINPEQYAIILQRAKGAGIKELFVLSTCNRTEIYGIAPDATTLVDLLCAVTIGNKSDFVQRCYIKQDEEALQHIFAVGAGLDSQILGDYEIVGQMKLAIKFAKEKGMIGSFIERLFNTVLQSSKQIKNETALSGGTISVSFAAIQFIRQQLTDTLDKKIVLLGTGKIGRNTCKNLVDYLDTKNITLINRTAEKAAELAESLGLQYADWSQLENEIHQADIIIVATNAEQPVITAKNLKVDSKKILIDLSIPHNIDPSLAQQDNVLLANVDDLSKINDQTLQKRKAEVPKAMNIIRKHMNEFAVWNHQRRHVPILKAVKQKLHDMHSCGLFLTSRRASEDINTEAIQKVVNNVAVKMRNRHQPGCYYIEAINDFMTSSH from the coding sequence ATGGAGACAGGACAATTTTTCATAGCGGGAATCAACTACAAGAAGACAGATGCAGCTGTTCGCGGTAACTATGCGATCAATCCAGAACAATATGCCATTATCTTACAGCGTGCCAAAGGAGCAGGTATCAAAGAATTATTCGTATTGAGCACCTGTAACCGTACTGAGATCTATGGCATCGCACCGGATGCAACTACTTTAGTTGATCTTCTGTGTGCAGTGACCATCGGAAACAAGTCTGATTTTGTTCAACGCTGCTATATCAAACAAGACGAAGAAGCTTTACAACATATTTTTGCAGTAGGTGCCGGACTCGATTCCCAGATTTTGGGTGACTATGAGATCGTAGGTCAAATGAAACTGGCGATAAAGTTTGCCAAAGAAAAAGGAATGATCGGCTCTTTTATCGAGCGTTTATTCAACACCGTTTTACAATCTTCTAAGCAGATCAAAAATGAAACGGCACTGAGTGGTGGCACTATTTCTGTTTCCTTTGCTGCCATTCAATTCATTCGTCAGCAATTGACAGACACTTTAGATAAGAAGATCGTTTTATTAGGAACCGGTAAGATCGGACGTAACACTTGCAAGAATCTGGTTGATTATCTTGATACAAAAAATATCACACTCATCAACAGAACTGCAGAAAAAGCGGCTGAATTGGCAGAAAGCTTGGGATTACAGTATGCAGATTGGAGCCAATTAGAGAATGAGATCCATCAAGCAGATATTATTATTGTAGCCACCAATGCTGAGCAACCGGTGATTACAGCAAAGAATTTAAAAGTTGATAGCAAAAAGATCCTGATCGATCTTTCGATTCCTCACAATATTGATCCATCACTGGCACAACAAGATAATGTATTGCTGGCAAATGTGGATGATCTGTCGAAGATCAATGACCAGACCTTACAAAAAAGAAAAGCGGAAGTGCCCAAAGCGATGAATATCATACGCAAACACATGAATGAGTTTGCTGTATGGAATCATCAACGCCGCCATGTCCCCATTTTAAAAGCGGTCAAGCAAAAATTACATGATATGCATTCCTGTGGATTGTTTTTAACTTCACGGAGAGCATCAGAAGATATCAATACAGAAGCCATTCAGAAAGTGGTGAACAATGTAGCCGTTAAGATGCGTAACAGACATCAGCCCGGTTGTTATTACATTGAGGCCATCAACGACTTCATGACGAGTAGTCATTAA
- the hemH gene encoding ferrochelatase — MATNAKRALLLMNLGSPDSTEVKDVRKYLNEFLMDGRVIDIPYIVRALLVRGIIVPFRAPKSAEAYRSIWTDEGSPLIVLTKQLKEALQHDIEEPIGIAMRYGTPSPKEAYDALLKEHPGLEEVVLLPLYPHYAMSSYETAVEYAKEQHKQYGYSFKLSVIKPFYDDDTYINALAESIKPYTEQAYDHILFSYHGVPQRHIRKSDITGCHCLKVENCCEVASPAHKECYRHQLVVTTKLVAEKLGIPKEKYSLSFQSRLGSGWLQPFTDKRLEAMPGEGVKKLLVACPAFISDCLETIEEIGEEGKETFLHAGGESFTLIPCLNVHPAWTATIKQWMEEIRSGKEEMILA, encoded by the coding sequence ATGGCAACGAATGCGAAACGTGCACTCTTATTGATGAATCTTGGCTCACCTGATTCAACAGAAGTAAAAGATGTAAGAAAATACCTGAATGAGTTTTTAATGGATGGACGAGTGATCGATATCCCTTATATCGTAAGGGCATTATTGGTTCGTGGTATCATCGTTCCTTTTCGTGCGCCTAAGTCAGCTGAGGCTTACAGAAGTATCTGGACCGATGAGGGCTCTCCATTGATCGTACTCACCAAGCAATTAAAAGAAGCATTACAGCATGATATTGAGGAGCCTATCGGCATTGCGATGCGCTATGGCACTCCTTCACCCAAAGAAGCCTATGATGCTTTACTAAAAGAGCATCCTGGTCTGGAAGAAGTGGTATTATTACCCTTGTACCCGCATTATGCCATGAGTAGTTATGAAACAGCAGTGGAATATGCGAAGGAGCAGCACAAACAATATGGTTATTCATTTAAGTTGAGTGTCATCAAACCTTTTTATGATGATGATACTTATATCAATGCCTTGGCCGAATCTATCAAGCCATATACTGAGCAAGCGTATGATCATATTTTATTCAGCTACCATGGTGTGCCACAAAGACATATTCGTAAGAGTGATATCACCGGCTGTCATTGTTTGAAAGTGGAGAACTGTTGTGAAGTGGCTTCTCCGGCTCATAAAGAATGTTATCGACATCAATTGGTAGTGACCACTAAACTGGTTGCTGAAAAATTGGGGATCCCAAAAGAAAAATACAGTCTTTCTTTCCAATCAAGATTGGGTAGTGGCTGGCTACAACCCTTTACAGATAAGCGTTTGGAAGCTATGCCAGGCGAAGGTGTAAAGAAATTGTTGGTGGCATGTCCGGCATTCATCAGCGATTGTCTGGAAACCATCGAAGAAATTGGTGAGGAAGGAAAAGAAACCTTCTTGCATGCCGGCGGTGAATCATTCACGCTGATTCCTTGTCTAAATGTACACCCCGCTTGGACTGCCACAATTAAGCAATGGATGGAGGAGATCAGGAGCGGGAAGGAGGAGATGATTTTGGCGTAG
- a CDS encoding uroporphyrinogen-III synthase, with protein MQESKKKILSTRPVKESLIQEAAEQNIELDIIPLIDTEPVQDIDTQQEIEQIALQYATVVFTSMNAVESVITMLDQHVPEWNIYCMGNTTQELIRNYFGEQAISGTGNNASELAETILSDDDELDEVFFFCGDQRRDELPAKLKEAGISVEEIIVYKTIPLHQKIDTTYNGIVFFSPSAVESFFNKNKVATSTVLFAIGTTTEAAIKRYTNNSIITAHSPGKEELVRKAIHYFVNGELSIVNS; from the coding sequence ATGCAGGAAAGTAAAAAGAAAATATTATCTACCAGACCTGTAAAAGAGTCACTGATACAGGAAGCAGCTGAACAAAACATTGAGTTGGATATTATTCCCTTGATCGATACGGAACCAGTTCAAGATATTGATACTCAACAAGAAATTGAACAAATTGCTTTGCAATATGCTACGGTTGTATTTACCAGCATGAATGCTGTTGAAAGTGTGATCACCATGCTCGATCAGCACGTACCTGAATGGAATATCTATTGCATGGGGAATACAACACAAGAACTGATACGCAACTACTTTGGAGAACAAGCGATAAGCGGTACGGGCAACAATGCATCGGAACTTGCAGAAACCATTTTATCTGATGACGATGAGTTGGATGAAGTATTTTTCTTCTGTGGGGATCAGCGGAGAGATGAATTACCTGCCAAACTTAAAGAAGCAGGTATCAGTGTTGAAGAGATCATCGTATACAAAACCATCCCACTCCATCAAAAAATAGATACCACTTATAATGGTATCGTATTTTTTAGTCCGAGTGCCGTAGAAAGCTTTTTCAATAAGAACAAAGTCGCTACTTCAACTGTACTTTTTGCCATTGGAACTACTACTGAAGCCGCCATTAAAAGATATACTAACAATTCAATCATAACAGCTCATTCACCGGGAAAAGAAGAACTGGTGAGGAAAGCGATTCATTACTTTGTGAATGGTGAATTGTCAATTGTGAATTCTTAA